The Chloroflexota bacterium genome segment ATGGCGTTCGTGGGTATAATCAACATTCAGTTGCGACACGCTATTTTGAGGGGATAACGTATGCCGACCGAATTTACCGATGCCCAACTGCAGCGCATGATCGAAGTGCGCAAGCGCCGCCCGCCGAAGAACCTGGCGGTCATCGATCAGACCGGCTGTACCGGGTGCGAAGTCTGCGTCATTTTCTGCCCGGCGGACTGTATCTACTGGGCGCCGAACGCGACGGGTGTCAATTCGGTGGTCGAGGTCGACTACGACCTGTGCATCGGCTGCACCCTGTGCGCGCAGAACTGCCCGTGGGACACGATTTTCATGCTGCCGTATGATGATGCGCTGGCGCAGGCGCCGGCTAT includes the following:
- a CDS encoding 4Fe-4S binding protein, translating into MPTEFTDAQLQRMIEVRKRRPPKNLAVIDQTGCTGCEVCVIFCPADCIYWAPNATGVNSVVEVDYDLCIGCTLCAQNCPWDTIFMLPYDDALAQAPAMTLAKATGADKTAMPAGRTALMGGDSGDGEKAKKPAPKAAKVTA